The proteins below come from a single Drosophila kikkawai strain 14028-0561.14 chromosome 3R, DkikHiC1v2, whole genome shotgun sequence genomic window:
- the Abi gene encoding abl interactor 2 isoform X2, whose product MPMLTEAPMASENIMDELASLIRTEIPDGRQSLRDSYTNLERVADYCEDTYYRAENKKAALEATKNYTTQSLASVAYQINTLAYSYMQLLELQAQQLGEMESQMNHIAQTVHIHKEKVARREIGVLTANKVSSRQFKIVAPINPEKPIKYVRKPIDYSILDEIGHGINSASHPQVRQKHRGSSHGSVQSLVPSSSVVGPPPTTKPPTPPQMSRGAGNTGTLGKSVSNTGTLGKSSREYRTPPVVNPPQVPSHYAPNYPIGHPKRMSTASSVTTTTTGGGAAGNERAAGYSALPMPPSQQIATHVNLPSAGMMQSLPPPPPTTYDDRSSMPPAPPSPLTVSQHEMTEQSHIGMHTLGRNINRNHFSLNFARPGSQSPPLPPPPPPEDEHQDFGRPRTSTGPQLAPIVPEDQNLPGWVPKNFIEKVVAIYDYYADKDDELSFQESSVLYVLKKNDDGWWEGVMDGVTGLFPGNYVEPCV is encoded by the exons ATGCCCATGTTGACCGAAGCCCCCATGGCCAGCGAGAACATCATGGACGAACTAGCCTCTCTGATACGCACCGAGATCCCCGATGGCCGCCAGAGCCTGCGGGACAGCTACACGAATTTGGAGCGTGTGGCCGACTACTGCGAGGACACCTACTACCGTGCCGAGAACAAGAAGGCGGCACTTGAGGCCACCAAGAACTACACGACCCAATCGCTGGCCAGCGTCGCCTATCAGATCAACACGCTCGCCTACAGCTACATgcagctgctggagctgcAGGCGCAGCAGCTGGGCGAGATGGAGTCCCAGATGAATCACATTGCCCAGACGGTGCACATACACAAGGAGAAGGTGGCGAGACG TGAAATTGGCGTTCTAACGGCCAACAAGGTAAGCTCGCGCCAGTTCAAGATCGTGGCTCCCATCAATCCGGAGAAGCCCATCAAGTATGTGCGCAAACCCATTGATTACTCAATTCTGGACGAGATTGGCCATGGCATCAACTCGGCCTCGCATCCGCAGGTGCGCCAAAAGCACCGAGGCTCCAGCCATGGTTCTGTGCAATCCCTGGTGCCGTCATCGTCGGTGGTGGGTCCGCCGCCCACCACCAAGCCACCGACACCGCCGCAAATGTCGCGTGGTGCTGGGAATACCGGGACTTTGGGCAAATCTGTTAGCAATACCGGGACGCTGGGCAAGAGCTCCCGCGAGTATCGCACTCCACCGGTGGTCAATCCGCCGCAGGTGCCCTCGCACTATGCGCCCAACTATCCCATTGGGCATCCCAAGCGCATGTCGACGGCCTCGTCGGTGACTACGACCACTACTGGTGGTGGAGCAGCGGGCAACGAGCGGGCAGCTGGATACAGTGCCCTGCCAATGCCGCCCAGCCAGCAGATAGCCACACACGTGAACCTGCCGTCGGCGGGCATGATGCAATcgctgccaccgccgccgcccacAACATATGACGATCGGAGCAGCATGCCTC ctgctcctccttcgCCTTTGACGGTGTCGCAGCACGAGATGACCGAGCAGAGTCACATTGGCATGCACACTTTGGGTCGCAACATCAACAG aaatcatttCAGCTTGAACTTTGCACGTCCCGGCTCTCAGTCGCCGCCTTTGccacctccgccgccgccagagGATGAGCACCAGGATTTTGGAAGACCCAGGACTTCGACGGGACCGCAGCTGGCGCCCATAGTGCCCGAGGATCAGAACTTGCCCGGCTGGGTGCCCAAGAACTTTATAGAGAAGG TGGTGGCCATTTATGACTACTATGCCGACAAGGACGACGAGTTGAGCTTCCAGGAGAGCTCGGTGCTGTATGTGCTCAAGAAGAACGACGATGGCTGGTGGGAGGGCGTCATGGATGGGGTCACCGGCCTATTTCCGGGCAACTATGTGGAGCCCTGTGTCTAA
- the twf gene encoding twinfilin: protein MSHQTGIRANEQLAKVFGKAKKDKYRVIKVSIENEQLSCGATAEAKKDWERDYDKLVAPLLEADVPCYILYRLDAKIPLGHSWLLISWTPDTASIRQKMVYASTKATLKTEFGSAYITEELHATTLDETTLEGYRRHKRDFAAPAPLTMREEELKELRKTEVHTEISTNTRHQTLGGINCPLSEATLAAVQDLVRGSYDYLQFRIDLEEERIHVSHAAKVELADLPKQVPEDHARYHLFLFRHTHEGDYLESYVFIYSMPGYSCSVRERMMYSSCKAPFLDQLAALGVEVVKKLEIDNGSELTEAYLQEELHPKKILHRPAFAKPKGPPNRGAKRLTRPTAED from the exons ATGTCTCACCAAACGGGAATCAGAG CCAACGAGCAGCTGGCCAAGGTGTTCGGCAAGGCGAAAAAAGACAAATATCGTGTGATAAAAGTTTCGATCGAGAACG AGCAGCTGAGTTGCGGGGCCACGGCGGAGGCCAAGAAGGACTGGGAGCGAGACTATGACAAGCTGGTAGCTCCTCTGCTGGAGGCCGACGTGCCCTGCTACATCTTGTACCGGCTGGACGCCAAGATACCGCTGGGACACAGCTGGCTGCTTATTAGCTGGACTCCGGACACGGCCAGTATCCGGCAGAAGATGGTCTACGCCTCCACCAAGGCCACGCTTAAGACAGAGTTCGGCTCGGCCTACATTACCGAGGAGCTGCACGCCACCACGCTGGACGAGACGACGCTGGAGGGCTACCGGCGGCACAAGCGGGACTTTGCGGCCCCCGCCCCGCTTACCATGCGGGAGGAGGAGCTTAAGGAGTTGCGCAAGACGGAGGTTCACACTGAGATCAGCACGAACACGCGCCACCAGACGCTCGGCGGCATCAACTGCCCGCTGAGCGAGGCCACGCTGGCCGCCGTCCAGGATCTGGTGCGCGGCAGCTACGACTACCTGCAGTTCCGCATCGATCTCGAGGAGGAGCGCATCCATGTCTCCCATGCGGCCAAGGTGGAGCTGGCCGATCTGCCCAAGCAGGTGCCCGAGGATCATGCCCGCTACCATCTGTTTCTGTTCCGGCACACGCACGAGGGCGACTACTTGGAGTCGTATGTGTTCATTTACTCAATGCCCGGCTACTCCTGCTCGGTGCGCGAGCGCATGATGTACTCCAGCTGCAAGGCGCCCTTCCTCGACCAGCTGGCGGCCCTGGGCGTGGAAGTGGTCAAGAAG ctgGAAATCGACAACGGCAGCGAGCTTACCGAGGCCTATCTGCAGGAGGAGCTTCACCCCAAGAAGATCCTGCATCGACCCGCCTTTGCCAAGCCCAAGGGCCCACCGAATCGCGGCGCCAAGCGCCTCACGCGTCCCACCGCCGAGGACTAA
- the Abi gene encoding abl interactor 2 isoform X1, translated as MPMLTEAPMASENIMDELASLIRTEIPDGRQSLRDSYTNLERVADYCEDTYYRAENKKAALEATKNYTTQSLASVAYQINTLAYSYMQLLELQAQQLGEMESQMNHIAQTVHIHKEKVARREIGVLTANKVSSRQFKIVAPINPEKPIKYVRKPIDYSILDEIGHGINSASHPQVRQKHRGSSHGSVQSLVPSSSVVGPPPTTKPPTPPQMSRGAGNTGTLGKSVSNTGTLGKSSREYRTPPVVNPPQVPSHYAPNYPIGHPKRMSTASSVTTTTTGGGAAGNERAAGYSALPMPPSQQIATHVNLPSAGMMQSLPPPPPTTYDDRSSMPPAPPSPLTVSQHEMTEQSHIGMHTLGRNINRNPNRNHFSLNFARPGSQSPPLPPPPPPEDEHQDFGRPRTSTGPQLAPIVPEDQNLPGWVPKNFIEKVVAIYDYYADKDDELSFQESSVLYVLKKNDDGWWEGVMDGVTGLFPGNYVEPCV; from the exons ATGCCCATGTTGACCGAAGCCCCCATGGCCAGCGAGAACATCATGGACGAACTAGCCTCTCTGATACGCACCGAGATCCCCGATGGCCGCCAGAGCCTGCGGGACAGCTACACGAATTTGGAGCGTGTGGCCGACTACTGCGAGGACACCTACTACCGTGCCGAGAACAAGAAGGCGGCACTTGAGGCCACCAAGAACTACACGACCCAATCGCTGGCCAGCGTCGCCTATCAGATCAACACGCTCGCCTACAGCTACATgcagctgctggagctgcAGGCGCAGCAGCTGGGCGAGATGGAGTCCCAGATGAATCACATTGCCCAGACGGTGCACATACACAAGGAGAAGGTGGCGAGACG TGAAATTGGCGTTCTAACGGCCAACAAGGTAAGCTCGCGCCAGTTCAAGATCGTGGCTCCCATCAATCCGGAGAAGCCCATCAAGTATGTGCGCAAACCCATTGATTACTCAATTCTGGACGAGATTGGCCATGGCATCAACTCGGCCTCGCATCCGCAGGTGCGCCAAAAGCACCGAGGCTCCAGCCATGGTTCTGTGCAATCCCTGGTGCCGTCATCGTCGGTGGTGGGTCCGCCGCCCACCACCAAGCCACCGACACCGCCGCAAATGTCGCGTGGTGCTGGGAATACCGGGACTTTGGGCAAATCTGTTAGCAATACCGGGACGCTGGGCAAGAGCTCCCGCGAGTATCGCACTCCACCGGTGGTCAATCCGCCGCAGGTGCCCTCGCACTATGCGCCCAACTATCCCATTGGGCATCCCAAGCGCATGTCGACGGCCTCGTCGGTGACTACGACCACTACTGGTGGTGGAGCAGCGGGCAACGAGCGGGCAGCTGGATACAGTGCCCTGCCAATGCCGCCCAGCCAGCAGATAGCCACACACGTGAACCTGCCGTCGGCGGGCATGATGCAATcgctgccaccgccgccgcccacAACATATGACGATCGGAGCAGCATGCCTC ctgctcctccttcgCCTTTGACGGTGTCGCAGCACGAGATGACCGAGCAGAGTCACATTGGCATGCACACTTTGGGTCGCAACATCAACAG GAATCCAAATCG aaatcatttCAGCTTGAACTTTGCACGTCCCGGCTCTCAGTCGCCGCCTTTGccacctccgccgccgccagagGATGAGCACCAGGATTTTGGAAGACCCAGGACTTCGACGGGACCGCAGCTGGCGCCCATAGTGCCCGAGGATCAGAACTTGCCCGGCTGGGTGCCCAAGAACTTTATAGAGAAGG TGGTGGCCATTTATGACTACTATGCCGACAAGGACGACGAGTTGAGCTTCCAGGAGAGCTCGGTGCTGTATGTGCTCAAGAAGAACGACGATGGCTGGTGGGAGGGCGTCATGGATGGGGTCACCGGCCTATTTCCGGGCAACTATGTGGAGCCCTGTGTCTAA